One segment of Carya illinoinensis cultivar Pawnee chromosome 1, C.illinoinensisPawnee_v1, whole genome shotgun sequence DNA contains the following:
- the LOC122314974 gene encoding transcription factor IBH1-like: protein MTPKGVSLNPNSRKTKFARRFIFALSRMRNPIPVSSSIEEEVRTRSHKIKIAAYLSMARAVGSRRAWSRALLFKLRTRARRHNMIIRRRSFRLKKKRIIKNDPQGEPSQTKKLRQLVPGGKTMDMCSLLEETAHYMTCLATQVKVMQTIADHFAK, encoded by the coding sequence ATGACCCCAAAGGGTGTATCCCTTAATCCCAACTCCCGCAAAACTAAGTTTGCTCGTAGATTTATCTTTGCCCTCTCGCGAATGAGAAACCCTATACCAGTTTCCTCCTCCATCGAGGAAGAAGTCCGTACACGAAGCCACAAAATCAAGATCGCGGCTTATTTGTCAATGGCGCGCGCAGTTGGGTCGAGGAGGGCTTGGAGCCGGGCCCTTCTTTTCAAGCTTCGAACCCGTGCAAGGCGCCACAATATGATAATCAGAAGGAGGTCTTTTCgcttgaagaagaaaaggatCATCAAGAATGATCCCCAAGGGGAGCCAAGCCAAACCAAAAAGCTTAGACAACTTGTACCAGGTGGGAAAACCATGGATATGTGTAGCTTGTTGGAGGAGACAGCCCACTATATGACGTGTCTTGCCACCCAGGTTAAGGTCATGCAGACTATAGCCGATCACTTCGCTAAATGA